The following proteins are co-located in the Vidua macroura isolate BioBank_ID:100142 chromosome 1, ASM2450914v1, whole genome shotgun sequence genome:
- the CRH gene encoding corticoliberin, with protein sequence MKIPLLVSTGILLVALLPCQECRALSKSPAPAPGALHQPDFFQQQQRQQQQQQTLPVLLRMGEEYFLRLGNLHKRPVGSFSASSSSTSHLQPEASASNFFRAAVQQLQQLPERSPGNREDGEAEGEAVEREKRSEEPPISLDLTFHLLREVLEMARAEQLAQQAHSNRKLMEIIGK encoded by the coding sequence ATGAAGATCCCGCTGCTGGTCTCCACGGGAATCCTGCTGGTcgccctcctgccctgccaggagtgcagagctctcagcaagAGCCCGGCACCCGCCCCTGGGGCTCTGCACCAGCCAGatttcttccagcagcagcagcgacagcagcagcagcagcaaactctgCCCGTCCTGCTCCGCATGGGAGAAGAGTATTTCCTGCGCCTGGGCAACCTTCACAAGAGACCCGTTGGCTCTTTCTccgcctcctccagcagcaccagccaccTACAGCCCGAAGCCTCCGCCAGCAACTTTTTCCGGGCGGCGGTtcaacagctgcagcagctgcccgAGCGCTCGCCGGGGAACCGAGAGGACGGCGAAGCCGAGGGTGAGGCGGTGGAGAGGGAGAAGCGATCCGAGGAGCCCCCTATTTCTCTGGATCTGACTTTCCACCTCCTGCGAGAAGTCTTGGAGATGGCCCGAGCCGAGCAGTTAGCGCAGCAAGCTCACAGCAACAGGAAACTGATGGAGATAATCGGGAAGTGA